In the genome of Myxococcales bacterium, one region contains:
- a CDS encoding glycosyltransferase family 39 protein, with protein sequence MESSNHSGSGPLGARSDHDEVAPEVMRFRYWLAGVLAAAAGVRGVLLFQTLSRPELRDMRLLDSRVYDQMAAQITAGDLLAGSEAFGLGPLYAYFVALLRWIGPDGPGCIYAVQQLLGLASVALVALIARRCCGPGAGIAAAALIAFYGAMGMFEVKLMSSTFATFLCVASLALLLFAHDRRWTVGAVIPGLLLGAACLTRPNTLLFAPLAIGWWLWAQREHTPRNTNAGQTRVALAGALALCCGIVLAIAPATLRNYWVTGEITLISSQAGVTFFDGNNPKARGLYARADVISGNPLTQAADQRQVAEQAAGRSLTQAGVSRYWFGRGLAHLTDDPIRAVGLIALKLRFWLSSDEVPVDYSLPAERELTPALWFAPVPFGLILAFAFLGLRSPRWREPPQVLLYLFTLANLSSVLIFYFASRYRLPAVPVLAVLAGCGAMEIVALVRRSRLELIAWLLPAVLIAALSLHSWTDDLRQSAASQFFNYGNIYRRQQEPALAIASYKRALPGLGHMAKLHINMAGAYSSLDKHEDAVRHLELALNIRPKAPGVRRSLQAERAKLDLPPAGRQTR encoded by the coding sequence ATGGAGTCGTCGAACCATTCAGGCTCGGGCCCCCTTGGAGCGCGCTCAGATCATGATGAGGTCGCGCCCGAGGTGATGCGCTTTCGGTATTGGCTCGCAGGAGTGCTCGCCGCCGCCGCTGGTGTCCGGGGCGTACTTCTATTCCAGACCCTCAGTCGTCCGGAACTCCGGGACATGCGACTACTCGACTCGCGGGTCTATGACCAGATGGCCGCGCAGATCACTGCGGGCGACCTGCTCGCGGGGAGCGAGGCCTTCGGCCTCGGCCCCCTCTACGCCTACTTTGTCGCCCTGCTCCGCTGGATCGGCCCAGACGGACCGGGCTGCATCTACGCCGTGCAACAATTGCTCGGTCTCGCCAGCGTTGCACTGGTCGCGCTAATCGCCAGGCGCTGTTGCGGCCCGGGCGCGGGGATCGCGGCGGCGGCGTTGATCGCGTTCTACGGCGCCATGGGGATGTTCGAGGTCAAGCTCATGAGTTCGACCTTTGCGACATTCTTGTGTGTTGCGAGCCTTGCCCTGCTGTTGTTTGCTCACGATCGACGTTGGACAGTCGGTGCAGTAATTCCAGGTCTGTTGCTCGGTGCGGCGTGTCTGACTCGACCCAATACTCTGCTCTTTGCTCCACTCGCCATCGGTTGGTGGCTATGGGCTCAGCGCGAGCACACCCCGCGCAACACCAATGCCGGGCAGACCCGTGTGGCGCTCGCGGGGGCACTCGCCCTGTGCTGCGGGATCGTTCTGGCCATCGCCCCCGCCACCCTGCGCAACTACTGGGTGACCGGCGAGATTACGCTGATCTCGTCCCAGGCCGGGGTTACATTTTTTGATGGCAACAACCCCAAGGCCCGCGGGCTCTACGCTCGGGCTGACGTGATCAGCGGCAACCCACTCACCCAGGCCGCGGATCAGCGGCAGGTCGCCGAGCAGGCGGCCGGCCGTTCCCTCACCCAGGCCGGCGTCAGTCGCTACTGGTTCGGGCGCGGTCTCGCGCACCTCACGGACGATCCCATTCGCGCCGTCGGCCTGATCGCCCTCAAGCTGCGCTTCTGGCTGTCGAGCGATGAGGTTCCCGTCGACTACTCCCTGCCCGCGGAGCGCGAGCTGACGCCAGCGCTCTGGTTCGCACCCGTTCCCTTCGGGTTGATCCTGGCGTTCGCCTTCTTGGGACTTCGCAGCCCGCGCTGGCGCGAGCCGCCCCAGGTCCTTCTGTATCTATTCACCCTCGCCAATCTGTCGTCGGTTCTGATCTTTTACTTTGCGTCCCGCTACCGCCTGCCCGCGGTCCCGGTCCTGGCTGTGCTAGCGGGCTGCGGCGCCATGGAGATCGTTGCGCTCGTGCGGCGTTCGCGCCTCGAGTTGATCGCCTGGCTGCTTCCGGCGGTTCTGATCGCAGCACTGTCGCTCCACTCGTGGACCGACGACCTGCGCCAATCGGCGGCGTCTCAGTTCTTCAACTACGGAAACATCTATCGCCGGCAGCAAGAGCCCGCGCTAGCGATCGCGAGCTACAAGCGGGCTCTGCCTGGACTCGGCCACATGGCGAAGCTCCACATCAACATGGCGGGTGCATACAGTTCGCTGGACAAGCACGAGGATGCGGTCCGCCACCTCGAACTCGCGCTCAATATCCGACCCAAAGCGCCAGGGGTGCGACGCTCACTTCAAGCCGAGCGGGCGAAGTTAGATCTGCCCCCGGCTGGTAGACAAACTCGTTGA
- a CDS encoding glycosyltransferase — MVGSSTPSQFDKLDSDPQALLVPVDSSAPNAATAHQPESGCRTTVVLPCLNGSAYLDSSLRTLFDFLDREIPEAAPYEVILVDDGSDDGTSEIAARFDGRVKVLTHALNCGKGAAVRTGIQAARGEFIFFIDADIPYALSAMSIMLDALDRKEFDLCLGTRSLAEAQSILRPSFIRRVASAIFSEFVSRIVVTGIRDTQCGFKGFRADAAHYLFSQSRIDGFAFDVELVYLAFKNNFDMKKVPVKLVRDENSNVSLMRDAPLMLLSVLRLPFHYYLGHYQMQDSQKQEGSQS; from the coding sequence ATGGTCGGTTCTTCAACCCCCTCGCAATTTGACAAACTGGATAGCGACCCGCAGGCTTTGTTGGTGCCCGTCGATTCCAGCGCTCCCAATGCCGCAACCGCACACCAGCCTGAATCGGGTTGTCGAACGACAGTCGTCCTGCCCTGTCTGAACGGTTCGGCCTACCTGGATTCATCGCTGCGCACGCTATTTGATTTCCTTGATCGGGAAATTCCCGAAGCTGCGCCGTATGAGGTCATCCTCGTCGACGACGGATCCGACGACGGAACCTCCGAGATTGCTGCTCGCTTCGACGGCCGTGTAAAGGTTCTCACCCACGCTCTAAATTGCGGAAAGGGTGCGGCGGTCAGAACCGGAATTCAGGCTGCGCGGGGAGAATTCATTTTTTTCATCGATGCGGACATCCCCTATGCGCTTTCGGCAATGTCCATCATGCTCGACGCGCTGGATCGCAAAGAATTCGATCTCTGCCTGGGGACGCGATCACTTGCTGAGGCCCAGAGTATCCTGCGGCCCTCCTTCATCCGGCGCGTGGCCAGCGCAATTTTTTCCGAGTTCGTGAGTCGGATCGTCGTCACCGGAATACGCGATACGCAGTGTGGGTTCAAGGGGTTTCGTGCGGACGCGGCCCACTACCTTTTTTCACAGAGCCGTATCGACGGTTTTGCGTTCGACGTCGAACTCGTCTACCTCGCTTTCAAGAACAACTTCGACATGAAAAAGGTACCCGTGAAGCTCGTGCGCGATGAAAATTCGAACGTATCGCTCATGCGGGATGCCCCACTCATGCTGCTCTCCGTTCTGCGCCTCCCATTCCACTACTATCTGGGGCACTACCAGATGCAGGACTCACAAAAACAAGAGGGCTCCCAGTCTTGA
- a CDS encoding tetratricopeptide repeat protein codes for MSPVVRASLQLLLLLALACGPSDPMPEVRKLQDAGHFEQTIGLLRQIVREDPSHTEASLLLGKALLRTGNAGLAVWPLRKAAEFPDYAVEAGMLMTRAILASGTSLDAVEEIEKVLEIEPNNLNASALLADAHRSTREIEVSLANIERVLELHPTNLAVLVTRVTALIALHRIEEAGASLDAAQASFDASENDIASRMLARLCVARASFTAERGEMEKAEKHYADCAKQFPTEAAAVTEIVAFYDRIQKSERATEVLERASNELSTGPFRTTLTRRMDALGILGTKEQLLLEKAETQHSTEAWFAVADDYVQRGRFDKAIDAFENALSLSPGSPRLSFAYADTLVQAEQFEKAREVANQLEQPKFQSLILGRIFLAEGNSRDALAAFETGIELWPENAVGRFLAGQAAEGVGEFKQAISHYRESFRASPGSSAAGLALAKLYASQGSLKGALQVSGKYLQTPAHYQDPEALLVNIRSAHALALSKLVDKKLARLSKIPGQAAVAVAERASIWAEAGATEQAVGVVEAAGLDLTDSANSIAFRVLIEQLEMLGQHKKIMGQIEVALAAYPDDSIFHELHGRALYAAAQPDQARASYERALELDAANWRALEGLAVLATAAGDTPRALSLYDRALAADPEDATTAFAAVALVRETDPDEAAQRLERLLDAHPHAATAANDLAGILADRGELERASIYAARAAWFHLPEAAKTLERIEQLRAGAATAMEPQ; via the coding sequence ATGTCCCCAGTGGTGCGCGCCAGCCTCCAACTACTGCTGCTGCTCGCGCTTGCGTGCGGTCCGAGCGACCCCATGCCGGAAGTTCGAAAACTGCAGGACGCTGGCCATTTCGAGCAGACCATCGGTTTGCTGCGGCAGATCGTCCGCGAAGATCCTTCGCATACCGAAGCAAGTCTGCTGCTCGGCAAGGCGCTGCTGCGGACGGGCAATGCCGGACTCGCCGTGTGGCCGCTTCGCAAGGCCGCCGAGTTTCCCGATTACGCGGTCGAGGCCGGCATGCTGATGACCCGGGCAATCCTCGCGAGTGGAACCTCGCTCGATGCGGTCGAGGAGATCGAAAAGGTCCTGGAGATCGAGCCCAACAACCTGAACGCCTCGGCACTGTTGGCGGATGCCCACCGATCGACACGCGAAATCGAGGTATCGCTCGCGAACATCGAGCGAGTGCTCGAGCTGCACCCTACCAATCTCGCGGTGCTCGTAACTCGAGTGACGGCGCTGATTGCGCTGCATCGAATTGAAGAGGCCGGTGCATCCCTCGATGCCGCCCAAGCGAGCTTCGACGCCTCCGAAAATGACATCGCAAGCCGGATGCTCGCAAGACTCTGTGTCGCCCGCGCCTCGTTCACGGCCGAGCGCGGCGAAATGGAAAAGGCCGAGAAGCACTACGCCGATTGCGCCAAACAATTCCCCACCGAGGCCGCCGCCGTCACGGAGATCGTTGCCTTCTACGATCGGATCCAAAAATCTGAGCGCGCCACCGAGGTCCTCGAGCGCGCCTCGAACGAGTTGAGCACCGGCCCCTTCCGCACAACCCTTACACGGCGGATGGACGCCCTCGGTATTTTGGGGACAAAGGAACAACTCCTGCTCGAAAAGGCCGAGACGCAACATTCGACCGAGGCTTGGTTCGCCGTTGCTGACGACTACGTGCAGCGCGGACGCTTTGACAAGGCGATCGATGCTTTCGAAAACGCGCTGTCCCTCAGCCCGGGATCGCCGCGCCTCAGTTTCGCCTACGCCGACACCCTCGTGCAGGCCGAGCAGTTCGAGAAAGCTCGCGAAGTTGCCAACCAACTGGAACAGCCCAAGTTTCAGAGCCTGATTCTTGGCCGCATCTTCCTCGCCGAGGGCAACTCCCGGGACGCGCTTGCGGCCTTCGAGACCGGGATTGAATTGTGGCCGGAGAACGCAGTTGGACGATTCCTGGCCGGGCAGGCCGCCGAGGGCGTCGGCGAGTTCAAGCAAGCGATCTCCCACTATCGCGAGTCGTTTCGAGCCTCTCCCGGCAGCAGCGCTGCCGGACTCGCACTGGCGAAGCTCTACGCATCCCAAGGTAGTCTCAAGGGGGCCCTTCAGGTCTCCGGCAAATACCTGCAGACTCCGGCGCATTATCAAGATCCTGAAGCATTGCTCGTAAACATCCGCAGCGCCCACGCTCTTGCTCTATCCAAGCTCGTCGATAAAAAGCTTGCGCGTTTGAGCAAGATACCCGGTCAGGCCGCCGTTGCCGTCGCCGAGCGGGCGTCGATTTGGGCCGAAGCTGGCGCCACCGAACAAGCGGTGGGGGTTGTCGAAGCGGCGGGTCTCGATCTGACAGATTCAGCAAACTCGATTGCGTTCCGGGTTCTCATCGAACAACTCGAGATGCTCGGCCAACACAAAAAGATCATGGGCCAAATCGAAGTGGCGCTGGCCGCTTATCCCGACGATTCGATCTTCCACGAACTACACGGCCGCGCGCTCTACGCCGCGGCACAGCCCGATCAGGCACGCGCGAGCTACGAGCGGGCGCTGGAACTGGACGCTGCGAACTGGCGAGCCCTCGAGGGTCTGGCCGTCCTCGCCACGGCGGCGGGGGATACGCCCCGGGCACTGAGCCTCTATGACCGCGCCCTCGCCGCCGACCCAGAGGATGCGACAACCGCATTCGCGGCGGTCGCACTCGTGCGAGAGACCGACCCCGACGAGGCCGCCCAGCGTCTCGAGCGCTTGCTCGACGCCCACCCGCACGCAGCTACCGCGGCGAACGATCTCGCGGGGATCCTCGCCGATCGAGGCGAACTCGAGCGGGCCAGCATTTATGCCGCCCGTGCAGCATGGTTCCATTTACCGGAAGCCGCGAAAACCCTCGAGCGAATCGAGCAGCTTCGGGCCGGAGCCGCGACAGCGATGGAACCACAGTAG